From one Paramormyrops kingsleyae isolate MSU_618 chromosome 1, PKINGS_0.4, whole genome shotgun sequence genomic stretch:
- the LOC111838199 gene encoding endoplasmic reticulum membrane adapter protein XK-like, protein MRLPSSIFVSVSLFIAETVAALYLSTTYQSAGDRIWQTLTLLFTLVSSALVQLTLIFIHRDLIRDRPFVLLLHILQLGPIVRCLEAFCIYGSMGKVEEPYVSITRLKRMPHGGPAEEVERQVGQAEGKLVVHRAAFSRASVVQAFLGSAPQLTLQLYICVLQRGVSAGRGVLMVISLLSIVYGALRCNILAIKIKYDDYEVDVGPAAYLCIFLWRSCEIATRVAVLVLFSSVLRSWMMPVVLANFLAFSSYPWLLFWRSRCPFPENVEKTLTRVGTTTVLGLLTFLYAGINMFCWSAVQLQLSDPDLINKSQNRFRMAAYYVIRFLENAALLLLWYRFRTDVYRLVCAPLLLLHLLAGYAVAIFFMLIFYRFCHPCKKLLASSDSRGILGFAPFLCPPCGPRQREESAESHPGSSENDNTHDSATSATSLSPVTFDSFRGLQRPLEEL, encoded by the exons ATGAGACTGCCGAGCTCAAtctttgtgtctgtctctctgttcaTCGCCGAGAcggtggctgccctttaccTCAGTACCACGTACCAATCTGCAGGGGACCGGATCTGGCAGACACTCACGCTCCTCTTCACGCTTGTGTCGTCGGCTCTAGTGCAGCTCACACTGATTTTTATCCATAGGGACCTGATCAGGGACAGGCCGTTCGTGCTGCTGCTGCACATCCTGCAGCTGGGACCTATAGTAAG GTGCCTGGAGGCTTTCTGCATCTATGGGAGCATGGGAAAGGTGGAGGAGCCGTACGTCAGCATCACCAGGCTGAAGCGAATGCCCCACGGCGGCCCGGCTGAGGAGGTGGAGCGGCAGGTGGGGCAGGCGGAGGGTAAGCTGGTGGTGCACCGGGCAGCTTTCTCCCGAGCCTCCGTCGTCCAGGCCTTCCTGGGCTCTGCCCCCCAACTGACTCTGCAGCTGTACATCTGCGTGCTACAGCGAGGCGTGTCTGCCGGCAGAG GCGTGCTGATGGTGATCTCGCTCCTCTCCATTGTGTACGGCGCCCTTCGCTGCAACATCCTGGCCATAAAGATAAAGTACGACGACTACGAGGTTGACGTGGGGCCCGCGGCCTACCTCTGCATCTTCCTGTGGCGCAGTTGCGAGATCGCCACGCGGGTCGCGGTCCTGGTGCTTTTCAGCTCCGTGCTGCGGTCCTGGATGATGCCGGTGGTGCTCGCCAACTTCCTGGCCTTCTCCTCCTACCCCTGGCTGCTGTTCTGGAGAAGCCGATGTCCCTTCCCAGAAAACGTAGAGAAGACGTTGACGCGGGTTGGGACCACCACGGTGCTGGGCCTCCTCACCTTCCTCTACGCCGGCATCAACATGTTCTGCTGGTCGGCGGTTCAGCTGCAGCTGAGCGACCCAGACCTGATCAACAAGTCACAGAACCGGTTCCGCATGGCAGCGTATTATGTGATCCGCTTTTTAGAGAACGCTGCCTTGCTCCTGCTGTGGTACCGCTTCCGCACAGATGTGTACCGCCTGGTGTGTGCGCCGCTGCTTCTACTGCATCTGCTGGCTGGCTATGCCGTGGCCATCTTCTTCATGCTGATCTTCTACCGGTTCTGCCACCCTTGCAAGAAGCTCTTAGCCTCCAGCGATTCCCGGGGCATCCTGGGATTCGCCCCCTTCCTCTGCCCACCCTGTGGACCCCGCCAACGAGAGGAATCCGCAGAGAGCCACCCCGGCTCGTCTGAAAATGACAACACGCACGACTCTGCGACGTCAGCCACCTCCTTGAGTCCTGTAACCTTTGACAGCTTTAGAGGTCTCCAGCGCCCCCTAGAGGAGCTCTAA
- the cybb gene encoding cytochrome b-245 heavy chain isoform X1 — translation MRNWLENEGLSIFVILVWLGINAFLFVYFYIAFLTDRFFYTRAILGDALPWARAPAACLNFNCMLILLPVCRNLLSFLRGSVQRCSRSAARQLDRNLTFHKLVAYMIALHTAIHILAHLFNFERFMGAQLDSNSTLPYVLSQVGNGDNRSFLNPIRTADTNPTYVMFTTIAGLTGVVITLALILMITSSMEVIRRSYYEVFWFTHHLFVIFFIGLVLHGVGRIVRGQTAESLSEHNPKECSQHYQTWGENSTVCPVPNFAGNPPMTWKWVVGPMFLYVCERLVRFIRSQQKVVITKVVMHPSRTLELQMRMKGFKMEVGQYIFLQCPSISQLEWHPFTLTSAPEEDHFSVHIRIVGDWTEGLYKECAGDKKGVQEAWKLPKVAVDGPFGTASEDVFRYEVVMLVGAGIGVTPFASILKSVWYKYVHENAKVFTKKIYFYWLCPETQAFEWFADLLQCLERQMAEKGSTDFLSYNIYLTRWKEKEAAHFTVHHEAENDPITGLKQKTLYGKPNWNSEFNSIGAKHKGSKVGVFLCGPPALAESLEKQCHSHSQSEVKFIFNKENF, via the exons ATGCGTAACTGGTTAGAAAACGAAGGACTCTCCATCTTTGTCATT CTCGTCTGGCTGGGGATCAATGCCTTCCTCTTCGTCTACTTCTACATCGCCTTCCTCACCGATCGCTTCTTCTACACCAGGGCCATCCTCGGA GATGCGCTGCCATGGGCCAGAGCTCCCGCCGCCTGCCTGAACTTCAACTGCATGCTGATCCTGCTGCCTGTCTGCCGAAATCTGCTTTCCTTCCTCCGCGGCTCCGTCCAA AGATGCAGTCGCAGCGCAGCCCGTCAGCTGGACAGAAACCTGACTTTCCACAAGCTTGTGGCTTACATGATAGCGCTGCATACAG CAATCCATATTCTGGCCCATTTGTTCAACTTTGAGAGGTTCATGGGGGCCCAGCTTGACAGCAACAGCACCTTGCCCTATGTGCTGTCCCAGGTTGGGAATGGAGACAATCGATCCTTCCTGAACCCTATCAGAACAGCTGATACC AATCCAACTTATGTGATGTTCACCACAATTGCTGGCCTGACAGGAGTGGTCATTACTTTGGCTCTGATCCTAATGATTACATCATCCATGGAGGTCATTCGGAGGTCGTATTATGAAGTCTTCTGGTTCACTCATCATCTCTTCGTCATCTTCTTTATCGGCCTGGTACTCCACGGAGTTGG GCGTATTGTGCGAGGTCAAACCGCTGAGAGTCTCAGTGAACACAATCCAAAAGAGTGCTCTCAGCACTACCAGACCTGGGGTGAAAACAGCACCGTTTGTCCCGTGCCAAATTTTGCTGGAAATCCACCAATG ACATGGAAGTGGGTGGTGGGCCCGATGTTCTTGTACGTCTGTGAGCGACTGGTGAGGTTCATCCGCTCACAGCAGAAGGTCGTCATCACTAAG GTGGTGATGCATCCTTCAAGAACCCTGGAGCTTCAGATGAGGATGAAGGGCTTCAAGATGGAGGTGGGCCAGTACATTTTCCTGCAGTGCCCATCCATCTCCCAGCTGGAGTGGCACCCATTTACGTTGACCTCTGCCCCGGAAGAAGACCACTTCAGCGTGCACATCCGCATCGTGGGTGACTGGACAGAAGGACTGTACAAGGAGTGTGCTGGTGACAAGAAAGGGGTGCAGGAAGCCTGGAAGCTACCAAA GGTGGCAGTAGACGGGCCGTTCGGCACTGCCAGTGAGGACGTCTTTCGCTACGAAGTGGTCATGCTGGTGGGTGCGGGCATCGGCGTGACCCCGTTCGCCTCCATCCTCAAGTCGGTGTGGTACAAGTACGTTCATGAGAACGCCAAAGTGTTCACCAAAAAG ATCTACTTCTACTGGCTGTGCCCCGAGACTCAGGCCTTCGAGTGGTTTGCTGACCTGCTGCAGTGTCTGGAGAGACAGATGGCAGAAAAGGGCTCTACTGACTTCCTCAGCTACAACATTTATCTGACCAGGTGGAAGGAAAAAGAG GCGGCCCACTTCACCGTTCATCACGAAGCAGAAAATGATCCCATCACTGGACTAAAACAGAAGACTTTGTATGGGAAACCAAACTGGAACAGCGAGTTTAACTCCATTGGCGCAAAGCACAAAGG GTCAAAAGTTGGAGTGTTCCTCTGCGGGCCACCAGCCCTGGCAGAGTCCCTGGAGAAGCAGTGTCATAGCCATTCACAGTCGGAGGTCAAATTCATCTTCAATAAGGAGAACTTCTGA
- the LOC111838168 gene encoding lanC-like protein 3, with translation MENTRCFENRYVDYTGALLSGQGNEAIVPIVIASIEKIMKKVPVDSSECDGGLYDGPAGVAYMLYYVSECPLFSKQRDTYLKNAKQIIDVSVKYVDREQDKNLRVAFLLGGAGIYAVATMVYKAMGFSDFVKPLTKFRNLWEVCAPISFLECGSDELFVGRTGYLCAALLLKQRLGIEILSPEQIKAICQAIIESGKQYARKKRKPFPLMYSYYGTEYLGAAHGLSSILQMLLSYQEVLSAGEKELVWQSVDFLMNQEQSCNWPAELGSIIQRENELVHWCHGAPGVAYLFAKAYLVNKRPQYLDTCIRSGELVWQKGLLKKGRGICHGVAGSAYVFLLLYRLTGNSKYIYRAQRFGEFMFSDEFKAGSSSMNRIYSLFEGLSGTVCFLVDLLHPDKSEFPLFSVFV, from the exons ATGGAAAACACGCGTTGCTTTGAGAACCGCTATGTCGATTATACTGGAGCTTTGCTCTCGGGACAGGGTAACGAAGCCATAGTGCCTATTGTCATCGCAAGTATAGAGAAGATCATGAAGAAGGTGCCAGTTGACTCAAGTGAATGTGACGGCGGTTTATATGACGGTCCAGCCGGAGTAGCATACATGCTGTACTACGTCTCAGAATGCCCTTTGTTTTCTAAGCAAAGAGACACGTACCTGAAAAACGCGAAACAGATCATTGACGTGTCGGTGAAGTATGTGGATAGGGAGCAGGACAAAAATTTGCGTGTTGCATTCCTGCTCGGCGGTGCCGGGATTTACGCCGTGGCTACGATGGTCTACAAAGCCATGGGCTTTTCGGACTTCGTCAAGCCCCTGACAAAATTTCGAAACCTATGGGAGGTGTGTGCGCCCATCAGTTTTCTGGAGTGCGGCTCGGACGAGCTGTTCGTGGGGAGAACAGGATACCTGTGCGCCGCTCTATTGCTGAAACAGAGGCTCGGGATAGAG ATACTAAGTCCAGAACAAATAAAAGCTATCTGCCAGGCTATTATCGAGTCTGGTAAGCAGTACGCAAGAAAGAAGAGGAAACCATTTCCTCTCATGTATTCATATTATGGAACTGAATATTTGG GTGCCGCCCACGGCCTGTCCTCCATCCTGCAGATGCTGCTGTCTTACCAGGAAGTGTTGTCGGCGGGGGAGAAGGAACTGGTGTGGCAGAGCGTGGACTTCCTGATGAATCAGGAGCAGAGCTGCAACTGGCCAGCCGAGCTGGGCTCCATTATCCAGCGGGAGAATGAGCTGGTACACTGGTGCCACGGAGCCCCAG GCGTGGCCTACCTATTCGCCAAGGCCTATCTGGTCAACAAGAGGCCGCAGTACTTGGACACTTGCATCCGAAGTGGCGAGTTAGTGTGGCAGAAGGGTCTGCTGAAGAAGGGCCGAGGAATCTGTCACGGCGTCGCTGGGAGTGCCTACGTCTTTCTGCTCCTCTACCGGCTCACAGGAAACTCCAAATACATTTACCGCGCACAGAG GTTTGGAGAGTTCATGTTCAGTGATGAGTTCAAGGCCGGCTCCAGTTCCATGAATCGCATTTACAGTCTTTTTGAAGGTCTCTCTGGTACTGTCTGTTTCCTCGTGGATCTCCTGCACCCTGACAAATCGGAGTTCCCGCTCTTCAGTGTCTTTGTCTAG
- the cybb gene encoding cytochrome b-245 heavy chain isoform X2: protein MGQSSRRLPELQLHADPAACLPKSAFLPPRLRPSECRCSRSAARQLDRNLTFHKLVAYMIALHTAIHILAHLFNFERFMGAQLDSNSTLPYVLSQVGNGDNRSFLNPIRTADTNPTYVMFTTIAGLTGVVITLALILMITSSMEVIRRSYYEVFWFTHHLFVIFFIGLVLHGVGRIVRGQTAESLSEHNPKECSQHYQTWGENSTVCPVPNFAGNPPMTWKWVVGPMFLYVCERLVRFIRSQQKVVITKVVMHPSRTLELQMRMKGFKMEVGQYIFLQCPSISQLEWHPFTLTSAPEEDHFSVHIRIVGDWTEGLYKECAGDKKGVQEAWKLPKVAVDGPFGTASEDVFRYEVVMLVGAGIGVTPFASILKSVWYKYVHENAKVFTKKIYFYWLCPETQAFEWFADLLQCLERQMAEKGSTDFLSYNIYLTRWKEKEAAHFTVHHEAENDPITGLKQKTLYGKPNWNSEFNSIGAKHKGSKVGVFLCGPPALAESLEKQCHSHSQSEVKFIFNKENF from the exons ATGGGCCAGAGCTCCCGCCGCCTGCCTGAACTTCAACTGCATGCTGATCCTGCTGCCTGTCTGCCGAAATCTGCTTTCCTTCCTCCGCGGCTCCGTCCAAGTGAGTGT AGATGCAGTCGCAGCGCAGCCCGTCAGCTGGACAGAAACCTGACTTTCCACAAGCTTGTGGCTTACATGATAGCGCTGCATACAG CAATCCATATTCTGGCCCATTTGTTCAACTTTGAGAGGTTCATGGGGGCCCAGCTTGACAGCAACAGCACCTTGCCCTATGTGCTGTCCCAGGTTGGGAATGGAGACAATCGATCCTTCCTGAACCCTATCAGAACAGCTGATACC AATCCAACTTATGTGATGTTCACCACAATTGCTGGCCTGACAGGAGTGGTCATTACTTTGGCTCTGATCCTAATGATTACATCATCCATGGAGGTCATTCGGAGGTCGTATTATGAAGTCTTCTGGTTCACTCATCATCTCTTCGTCATCTTCTTTATCGGCCTGGTACTCCACGGAGTTGG GCGTATTGTGCGAGGTCAAACCGCTGAGAGTCTCAGTGAACACAATCCAAAAGAGTGCTCTCAGCACTACCAGACCTGGGGTGAAAACAGCACCGTTTGTCCCGTGCCAAATTTTGCTGGAAATCCACCAATG ACATGGAAGTGGGTGGTGGGCCCGATGTTCTTGTACGTCTGTGAGCGACTGGTGAGGTTCATCCGCTCACAGCAGAAGGTCGTCATCACTAAG GTGGTGATGCATCCTTCAAGAACCCTGGAGCTTCAGATGAGGATGAAGGGCTTCAAGATGGAGGTGGGCCAGTACATTTTCCTGCAGTGCCCATCCATCTCCCAGCTGGAGTGGCACCCATTTACGTTGACCTCTGCCCCGGAAGAAGACCACTTCAGCGTGCACATCCGCATCGTGGGTGACTGGACAGAAGGACTGTACAAGGAGTGTGCTGGTGACAAGAAAGGGGTGCAGGAAGCCTGGAAGCTACCAAA GGTGGCAGTAGACGGGCCGTTCGGCACTGCCAGTGAGGACGTCTTTCGCTACGAAGTGGTCATGCTGGTGGGTGCGGGCATCGGCGTGACCCCGTTCGCCTCCATCCTCAAGTCGGTGTGGTACAAGTACGTTCATGAGAACGCCAAAGTGTTCACCAAAAAG ATCTACTTCTACTGGCTGTGCCCCGAGACTCAGGCCTTCGAGTGGTTTGCTGACCTGCTGCAGTGTCTGGAGAGACAGATGGCAGAAAAGGGCTCTACTGACTTCCTCAGCTACAACATTTATCTGACCAGGTGGAAGGAAAAAGAG GCGGCCCACTTCACCGTTCATCACGAAGCAGAAAATGATCCCATCACTGGACTAAAACAGAAGACTTTGTATGGGAAACCAAACTGGAACAGCGAGTTTAACTCCATTGGCGCAAAGCACAAAGG GTCAAAAGTTGGAGTGTTCCTCTGCGGGCCACCAGCCCTGGCAGAGTCCCTGGAGAAGCAGTGTCATAGCCATTCACAGTCGGAGGTCAAATTCATCTTCAATAAGGAGAACTTCTGA
- the LOC111838255 gene encoding gastrin-releasing peptide receptor, with amino-acid sequence MSLEETFVFAPQGETGSDLNTSSPKSSEHLTWHPGTAIAAAYGLVILVGLIGNITLIKTFWTVKSMRNVPNLFLSSLALGDLLLLLTCAPVDASRYLVDEWLFGRVGCKLLPFIQYTSVGVSVFTLTALAADRYKAIVKPLDMKTSNATTKICIRAVSIWIFSMALAIPEAIFSDLHTFSISRTNDTFVTCAPYPHTGDLHPKIHSTASFLMFYIIPLLIISIYYTFIARSLLSSASNMPIERNVQIAKQIESRKRLAKVVLVFVGLFAVCWLPNHAIYLYRSYRYPQVDTSLAHYICSVCARLLAFANSCVNPFTLYLLSRGFQKQFNKQLCCGRTRLSLRPRMAGRSNTRITSLKSTNPSLPSFSLAKASLQAQDGTARR; translated from the exons atgtctttggaggaaactTTCGTTTTCGCTCCGCAAGGAGAAACCGGCTCTGACCTCAACACATCATCTCCGAAGTCTAGCGAACATCTTACGTGGCATCCAGGTACGGCGATCGCCGCCGCGTACGGTCTCGTCATACTCGTCGGACTCATCGGCAACATAACCCTGATCAAGACTTTCTGGACAGTAAAGTCCATGAGAAACGTCCCCAACCTCTTCCTGTCCAGCCTGGCGCTGGGcgacctgctgctgctgcttaccTGCGCGCCCGTCGATGCCAGCCGCTACCTGGTGGACGAGTGGCTCTTTGGGCGGGTGGGCTGCAAACTTCTACCCTTCATACAATACACCTCCGTCGGGGTCTCCGTCTTTACGCTCACGGCTCTGGCTGCAGACAG ATACAAAGCCATTGTCAAACCACTGGACATGAAGACCTCCAACGCCACAACAAAGATATGCATCCGAGCTGTGtccatctggattttttctatGGCTCTTGCCATTCCCGAAGCCATCTTCTCTGATCTTCACACCTTTAGCATCTCCAGAACCAATGACACCTTTGTGACATGCGCCCCCTATCCCCACACGGGGGATCTACACCCCAAGATCCACTCCACGGCCTCCTTCCTTATGTTCTACATCATTCCACTCCTGATCATTTCCATCTATTACACTTTCATTGCCAGGAGCCTGTTAAGCAGTGCGTCCAATATGCCCATCGAACGCAACGTGCAGATCGCGAAGCAG ATTGAGTCACGCAAGAGGCTCGCCAAGGTGGTCCTGGTGTTCGTGGGCCTCTTCGCCGTGTGCTGGCTTCCCAATCACGCCATCTACCTGTACCGCTCCTACCGCTACCCTCAGGTGGACACCTCCCTGGCGCACTACATCTGCAGTGTGTGCGCGCGCCTCCTGGCCTTCGCTAACTCCTGCGTCAACCCGTTCACCCTCTACCTGCTGAGCCGTGGCTTCCAGAAGCAGTTCAACAAGCAGCTGTGCTGCGGGCGGACGCGGCTCTCGCTGCGCCCCCGCATGGCCGGCCGCAGCAACACGCGCATCACCTCGTTGAAGAGCACCAACCCGTCTCTGCCCAGCTTCAGCCTCGCCAAGGCCAGCCTCCAAGCCCAGGATGGCACTGCCAGAAGATGA
- the dynlt3 gene encoding dynein light chain Tctex-type 3: MEEYHSGDEVTFNSDEASNSVKECIEGIIGGMDYNQNKVNQWTASIVEHSLTTLVKQGKHFKYIVNCAIMQKSGAGLHTASSCYWDITTDGSCTVRWENRTMYCVVSVFAVAVSL; this comes from the exons ATGGAGGAATATCATTCTGGCGACGAG GTAACCTTCAATTCTGATGAAGCAAGTAACAGCGTTAAAGAG TGCATCGAGGGGATCATCGGTGGGATGGACTATAACCAAAACAAAGTGAACCAGTGGACCGCCAGCATTGTGGAGCACTCTCTGACAACGCTAGTCAAGCAGGGGAAGCATTTCAAGTATATCG TGAATTGTGCGATCATGCAGAAGAGTGGCGCTGGTCTGCACACTGCCAGCTCCTGCTACTGGGACATCACCACCGACG GCAGCTGCACGGTGCGATGGGAGAACCGCACCATGTACTGCGTGGTCAGCGTCTTCGCCGTGGCCGTGTCCCTCTAG